The nucleotide sequence TGGTGTTGGCCCCTTCGATACTGGTTATCATGCCGCTAAATCGCAAGATCGCCCTCGCCGGTGAAGGTGGCCGTGGCGCCGGGCTCGAGCGTGAGCTTGATGCGTGCGGTGCGGCCGCCGGGCAGGCGCAGGAGATACGGCCCGTCGTGCATCGGCTGCTCGGCGACGATCTTGCTGAGCGTGCCGCCCCACCGCGTGCGGGAGAACGGTTCCACGTCGATGTAGAGCAGGCACTCCGCCGCCGCCGCGCGGGCGCCGGCGATGGTGTAGAGACGGATCGCCGCCGTGAAGGTCCGTCGCACGCGATCTCAGCCAGCCGCCACGCGCGCTGGCGCCAGCGCCTCCAGCGTCTCGCGCACTATCTGCTCGCCCGCGCCGTGCGGGAAGGAGACGCAGGGCGCCTGCACGCCGCGGGCACGGTACTCGGCCATGCGCTCGCGGCAGTGCGCTGGCGTGCCGCTGATCGTGAGCGCCTCGACCATCGCGTCCGTGACATAACTGGCGGCGCGGGCACGGTCGCGCTCGGCCCAGGCCAGGCGGATGCGTTCGGCCTCTTCCACGAAGCCGTAGTTCGTGATCAGCCGGTGATAGTAGACGCCCATGCCGCCGACGTAATAGGCGATGTGCGCCCGCATCAGGTCGCGCGCCGCATCGCCGTCGGCCGAGGCGGCGGTGAGGATGTAGGGGCTGATCGTGATCTCGGAGAAAGCGCGGCCGGCCTTTGCGGCGCCGGCGCGGATCGGCGCGGTGAGCTGGTCGAAGCGCTCCGGCCAGAAGTAGATCGGCAGCCAGCCGTCGGCCAGCTCGCCGGTGATCTCCAGGCTGCGGCCGGCGAGCGTGGCGAGGTAGATCGGGATCTGCGGCCGCAGCGGCTTGAACGGCAGCGGGAAGCCGCGGCCCATGTGAAAGATCGCGCCTTCGTAGTTCAGCCGCTCGCCGCGCAGGATCTGCTGCACGATCTCAACGTACTCACGCATCCGCGTCACCGGCTTCTCGTAGCGCAGGCCGTGCCAGTGCTCGATCACGTTGGCGCCGCTGGTGCCAAGGCCGAGGATCAGGCGCCCGCCGCACAGCTCATCCACGGTCGCGGCGGTCTGCCCGATCAGCGCGGGGCTGCGACTGAAGACGTTGACGATGCCCGTGCCGAACTGGATACGCTCCGTCGCCGTCGCCATGTAGGTGATCAGCGAGAAGGCGTCGCGCCCCCACGACTCGCCCACCCAGACGGTTTCGTAGCCCAGTTCTTCGGCGCGGCGGGCGAAGTCGCGCATCGCCGCGGGCGAAGGGTCTTCGCGCGAGCCGAGCTGCGTGCCGGTCCTCTCCATCGCTCGCTCCTTCTGTGCGGCGTACGCATACGCGGCAGCAGGGATCCTCCATCCTATGCCCCGCCCCCTTCGCCCTCCAGCCTGAGCATGCCCGTGCAGGCGAGCACGGCCTTCCGCACCGAGTCCGGCACCCCGACGAGCCGCTGCCGGCGCGTGTCGAAGAAGGCGAAGTCGGTGTGGCCGCGGGCCAGCAGCTCCTCCTCGCCGGCGCGGCGCACCTCGTACTCCACGACGCAGCGGGCTTTGGTGAGGCGGGTGACGAAGACGGCGATCGCCAGATCGTCGTCCATCGCCGTGGGCCTGTAGAACTCGGCGCCGATCTTCGTGACGACGAAGGCGATGCCCTCGCGGTCCGTCATCTCCCAGTGGAAGCCCGCGCGGCGAAACGCTTCCGTCCGCGCCTCCTCGAACAGCTCGAAGTAGCGGCCGTGAAAGGCGCCGCCGACAAGATCGGTGTGATACATGCGAATGCGCACGCGGCTGACGTTCATGGGGGCATGAGCGGAGTCGCTCCGGGTGCTGTCAACTGACAGGGCTTTGGCGTCCATGGCGTCGATTCTACGGGCAGGCGGCAGGTGGACGGTAGACGATGCGAGGCGGGCCGCCGCGATGCGCGAGGAGAGGAGGTGAGCGCTCGACACGCACTCCATGCGTATCCGTATCTGCAGTTGACAGCACAGGTATACTCCGCACTATCGGCTGACTGAGTGTAGACAGGAGGACCCCGTGTTCAAAACGCGATGGCCGATGACCCGAGTGAACCGAAGGACGGCGCTGCGCGCGGCCGTGCCCCTCGCGGCCGGTGGCGCCGGGCTTGCCCTGGCCGGCCGCGGTGCGACCGGCGCCGTCGCGCAGTCCTCTGCCTGGAACGCGATGCACCTGGAGCTCGACTTCATCGCCACCTCTGCC is from Dehalococcoidia bacterium and encodes:
- a CDS encoding LLM class flavin-dependent oxidoreductase; its protein translation is MERTGTQLGSREDPSPAAMRDFARRAEELGYETVWVGESWGRDAFSLITYMATATERIQFGTGIVNVFSRSPALIGQTAATVDELCGGRLILGLGTSGANVIEHWHGLRYEKPVTRMREYVEIVQQILRGERLNYEGAIFHMGRGFPLPFKPLRPQIPIYLATLAGRSLEITGELADGWLPIYFWPERFDQLTAPIRAGAAKAGRAFSEITISPYILTAASADGDAARDLMRAHIAYYVGGMGVYYHRLITNYGFVEEAERIRLAWAERDRARAASYVTDAMVEALTISGTPAHCRERMAEYRARGVQAPCVSFPHGAGEQIVRETLEALAPARVAAG
- a CDS encoding thioesterase family protein, translated to MNVSRVRIRMYHTDLVGGAFHGRYFELFEEARTEAFRRAGFHWEMTDREGIAFVVTKIGAEFYRPTAMDDDLAIAVFVTRLTKARCVVEYEVRRAGEEELLARGHTDFAFFDTRRQRLVGVPDSVRKAVLACTGMLRLEGEGGGA